A single Thermosynechococcus vestitus BP-1 DNA region contains:
- a CDS encoding histidine kinase — MKASADASSPQETTPPLSLLLFVANRPGDEEETAAIQAHIQQLPSNFSFELKVVPIGEQPYLLEEYKLVATPALIKVRPEPRQTLAGRKLLQKVDYWWPRWQREVALGLQADMQKSAAEQSDCSMELSRLKDELFQLRQERDRLAEQLQFKDRIISLLAHELRNPLTAGGIALETLESNLQEESSQQLPIEDIQRLFHHARSQTQTMGQLITDLLLAARGPQDKLQIMARQLDLRQLCQETVEDVRLNFERKKQHFTTDIPLDLPLVYGDGDRIRQVLVNLLDNACKYTPEGGKIHLSAFHRMTQKVQVTVSDTGPGIPIEQQEKIFGETVRLDRDRAIEGYGIGLALCRQIIRMHYGQIWVDSQPGKGSCFHFTLPVYS, encoded by the coding sequence ATGAAAGCGTCTGCGGATGCCAGTTCTCCCCAAGAAACGACACCGCCGCTCAGTTTGCTCCTGTTTGTTGCCAATCGTCCGGGCGATGAAGAGGAAACTGCTGCCATTCAAGCTCACATTCAGCAACTGCCCTCGAACTTTAGCTTTGAATTAAAAGTGGTGCCCATTGGTGAGCAGCCCTACCTTCTAGAGGAGTATAAGCTAGTTGCCACGCCCGCTTTGATTAAAGTCCGTCCTGAACCGCGCCAAACCCTCGCTGGTCGTAAGCTCCTGCAAAAGGTGGACTATTGGTGGCCGCGCTGGCAGCGGGAAGTGGCCCTTGGCCTACAGGCGGATATGCAAAAGTCGGCAGCGGAGCAGTCAGATTGCTCTATGGAACTCAGCCGCCTCAAGGATGAGCTGTTTCAACTGCGCCAAGAGCGGGATCGCCTTGCCGAACAACTCCAATTCAAGGATCGAATTATTAGCTTGCTGGCTCACGAATTACGCAACCCCCTCACTGCCGGCGGCATTGCCCTTGAAACCCTAGAGTCCAACCTTCAGGAAGAGAGCAGTCAACAACTCCCTATTGAGGACATCCAACGCCTGTTTCACCATGCCCGCAGTCAAACCCAGACAATGGGACAGCTGATTACTGATTTACTTTTGGCGGCTCGCGGCCCCCAAGACAAGCTGCAAATTATGGCACGGCAACTGGATTTGCGGCAACTATGCCAAGAGACCGTTGAGGATGTGCGCCTAAATTTTGAGCGTAAAAAGCAGCACTTTACCACCGATATTCCTCTGGATTTGCCCTTGGTTTATGGGGATGGCGATCGCATTCGTCAGGTGCTTGTCAACCTACTGGATAATGCCTGTAAATACACTCCCGAAGGGGGCAAAATTCACCTGAGTGCTTTTCACCGCATGACTCAAAAAGTGCAAGTTACCGTCTCTGACACTGGTCCAGGTATTCCCATTGAGCAGCAGGAGAAAATTTTTGGCGAAACGGTTCGCCTCGATCGCGATCGCGCCATTGAAGGCTATGGCATTGGCCTTGCCCTTTGCCGCCAGATTATTCGTATGCACTATGGCCAGATTTGGGTGGACTCCCAACCGGGGAAAGGCAGTTGCTTCCACTTCACACTCCCTGTTTATAGCTAG
- the ltrA gene encoding group II intron reverse transcriptase/maturase, whose translation MTVDQTTGAVTNQTEISWHSINWAKANREVKRLQVRIAKAVKEGRWGKVKALQWLLTHSFYGKALAVKRVTDNSGSKTPGVDGITWSTQEQKTQAIKSLRRRGYKPQPLRRVYIPKANGKQRPLGIPTMKDRAMQALYALALEPVAETTADRNSYGFRRGRCTADAAGQCFLALARAKSAEHVLDADISGCFDNISHEWLLANTPLDKGILRKWLKSGFVWKQQLFPTHAGTPQGGVISPVLANITLDGMEELLAKHLRGQKVNLIRYADDFVVTGKDEETLEKARNLIQEFLKERGLTLSPEKTKIVHIEEGFDFLGWNIRKYNGVLLIKPAKKNVKAFLKKIRDTLRELRTATQEIVIDTLNPIIRGWANYHKGQVSKETFNRVDFATWHKLWRWARRRHPNKPAQWVKDKYFIKNGSRDWVFGMVMKDKNGELRTKRLIKTSDTRIQRHVKIKADANPFLPEWAEYFEKRKKLKKAPAQYRRIRRELWKKQGGICPVCGGEIEQDMLTDIHHILPKHKGGSDDLDNLVLIHANCHKQVHSRDGQHSRSLLKEGL comes from the coding sequence ATGACGGTGGACCAAACCACTGGTGCAGTCACCAACCAAACGGAAATAAGCTGGCACAGCATAAACTGGGCCAAAGCCAACCGTGAGGTAAAGAGGCTGCAAGTGCGTATCGCAAAGGCTGTGAAGGAAGGACGCTGGGGCAAAGTGAAAGCTTTGCAATGGCTCCTGACCCACTCGTTCTACGGCAAAGCCCTTGCCGTGAAACGGGTAACTGACAACTCAGGCAGTAAAACACCTGGTGTGGATGGGATAACCTGGTCCACACAAGAGCAGAAAACCCAAGCCATAAAGTCCCTCAGGAGAAGAGGCTATAAGCCCCAACCCCTGAGGCGGGTATATATCCCGAAAGCAAACGGCAAACAGCGCCCGCTAGGAATCCCGACAATGAAGGACAGGGCAATGCAGGCACTATATGCACTAGCCCTAGAACCAGTCGCGGAAACCACAGCAGACCGGAACTCCTATGGGTTCCGCCGAGGGCGATGTACGGCAGATGCGGCAGGACAATGCTTCCTTGCTCTGGCAAGAGCCAAGTCGGCTGAACACGTCCTTGACGCTGACATATCCGGATGCTTTGATAACATCAGCCATGAGTGGCTACTAGCCAACACTCCACTGGACAAAGGGATCTTACGGAAATGGCTTAAATCTGGGTTCGTCTGGAAACAGCAACTCTTCCCCACCCATGCTGGGACACCTCAGGGAGGGGTAATCTCCCCAGTTCTTGCCAATATAACCCTAGATGGGATGGAAGAACTGTTGGCCAAACACCTCAGAGGTCAAAAAGTCAACCTCATCCGATATGCTGACGATTTTGTCGTGACGGGAAAAGATGAGGAAACCCTGGAGAAAGCCAGAAACCTAATCCAGGAGTTCCTAAAAGAACGGGGCTTGACCCTGTCCCCCGAGAAGACAAAAATCGTCCATATTGAGGAAGGCTTCGACTTTCTCGGATGGAACATTCGCAAGTACAACGGGGTTCTTCTCATCAAACCCGCGAAGAAGAACGTGAAAGCGTTCCTCAAGAAAATCCGAGACACTCTAAGGGAACTTAGGACAGCAACCCAGGAAATCGTGATAGACACACTCAACCCAATCATTAGAGGTTGGGCCAACTATCACAAAGGACAAGTCTCTAAGGAAACCTTCAACCGAGTGGACTTCGCCACCTGGCACAAATTGTGGCGATGGGCAAGGCGCCGGCACCCAAACAAACCTGCCCAATGGGTGAAGGACAAATACTTCATCAAAAACGGAAGCAGAGACTGGGTGTTCGGTATGGTGATGAAAGACAAGAACGGGGAACTGAGGACCAAACGCCTAATCAAAACCTCTGACACCCGAATCCAACGCCACGTCAAAATCAAGGCAGACGCCAATCCGTTTCTCCCAGAGTGGGCAGAATACTTTGAGAAACGCAAGAAACTCAAAAAAGCCCCTGCTCAATATCGGCGCATCCGCCGAGAACTATGGAAGAAACAGGGTGGTATCTGTCCAGTATGCGGGGGTGAAATTGAGCAAGACATGCTCACTGACATCCACCACATATTGCCCAAACACAAGGGTGGTTCTGACGACCTGGATAATCTTGTCTTAATCCACGCCAACTGCCACAAACAGGTGCACAGCCGAGATGGTCAGCACAGCCGGTCCCTCTTGAAAGAGGGGCTTTGA
- the lpxD gene encoding UDP-3-O-(3-hydroxymyristoyl)glucosamine N-acyltransferase encodes MRLADVAERFGATLDCPEHGDRPVLGVAPLETATATDISFLANPKYTALLQTTQAAAVFVRPDFQGEAACPLLRVPHPYLAFAKCIEWFYPQPKPVAKIHPTAILGADVVLGAEVTIGAYTVIGDRVRIGDRTVIDSHCTLYDDVVIGSDCRIYSHCALRERVQLGDRVILQNSVVLGSDGFGYVPLPDGRHYKIPQVGTVVIGNDVEIGAGTTIDRATLGETTVANGTKIDNLTMVAHNCTIGENAILCAQVGLAGSTHIGNHVVLAGQVGAAGHLTIGDRTVVSAKSGISSSVPPDSRMGGIPAMDQTLYLKVSAAVKQLPDLLKRVRKLEAKVGE; translated from the coding sequence ATGCGGTTGGCAGATGTAGCCGAACGGTTTGGGGCAACCCTCGACTGTCCAGAGCACGGCGATCGCCCGGTGTTGGGAGTAGCCCCCCTAGAAACAGCAACAGCAACGGATATTTCTTTTCTGGCCAATCCTAAGTACACCGCCCTGTTGCAGACCACCCAAGCGGCTGCGGTGTTTGTGCGTCCCGACTTTCAAGGGGAGGCGGCCTGTCCTCTGCTGCGGGTGCCCCATCCCTACCTTGCCTTTGCCAAGTGTATTGAATGGTTTTATCCACAACCCAAACCTGTCGCCAAAATCCACCCGACAGCAATTCTGGGAGCCGATGTGGTTTTGGGAGCTGAGGTAACGATTGGTGCTTATACGGTGATTGGCGATCGCGTCCGCATTGGCGATCGCACAGTGATTGATAGCCATTGCACCCTTTATGACGATGTGGTGATTGGCTCAGACTGTCGTATCTACAGCCACTGTGCCCTGCGGGAGCGGGTGCAATTGGGCGATCGCGTCATCTTGCAAAACAGCGTGGTTTTAGGGAGTGATGGCTTTGGCTATGTCCCCCTACCCGATGGTCGTCACTACAAAATTCCCCAAGTGGGCACCGTGGTCATTGGCAACGATGTAGAAATTGGTGCTGGCACAACGATTGATCGCGCCACCCTTGGAGAGACCACTGTGGCCAATGGCACAAAAATTGACAACTTAACGATGGTGGCCCACAACTGCACCATTGGTGAAAACGCCATTCTCTGTGCCCAAGTGGGGTTGGCAGGTTCAACCCACATTGGTAATCACGTGGTCTTGGCTGGACAGGTGGGGGCAGCGGGTCATTTGACCATTGGCGATCGCACTGTTGTCTCCGCCAAATCCGGCATTAGTAGCTCGGTACCCCCAGATAGCCGCATGGGGGGGATCCCGGCGATGGATCAAACCCTCTACCTCAAGGTCTCAGCCGCAGTGAAGCAATTGCCAGATCTCCTCAAGCGAGTGCGCAAATTAGAAGCTAAGGTGGGGGAATAG
- a CDS encoding NblA/ycf18 family protein, whose amino-acid sequence MEQRFPELNVDLSVEQQFQMRVMEAQVSAMSLQEARELLLQASRLLMMKDNVIRSLVKRAA is encoded by the coding sequence ATGGAGCAACGCTTCCCCGAACTGAATGTTGACCTCAGCGTCGAACAGCAGTTTCAAATGCGAGTGATGGAGGCGCAAGTGAGTGCGATGAGCCTTCAGGAAGCTCGTGAGCTGCTGTTGCAAGCCTCTCGCCTATTGATGATGAAAGACAACGTCATTCGCTCCTTGGTCAAACGCGCTGCCTAG
- a CDS encoding superoxide dismutase, giving the protein MRLTRRQTLGLLGVSAATLWLRSRPAVAAGEPSEIYTLPPLPYDYDALEPVIDAETMRLHHDKHHAAYVNTLNKALTPYRQWHGLAIETLLRHLHQLPTAIQSTVRNHGGGHANHSLFWQSMAPNGGGEPAGDLAIAIENTFGSFPEFQAQFQQAGLRHFGSGWVWLVLTPQGNLTITTTLNQDSPLMQGQVPILGNDLWEHAYYLTYRNRRDQYLEAWWQVVNWPWVSDRYAQMRELLA; this is encoded by the coding sequence ATGCGCCTAACCCGTCGTCAAACCCTCGGCCTCCTCGGCGTCAGTGCTGCTACCCTGTGGTTGCGATCGCGCCCCGCCGTGGCGGCAGGTGAGCCATCAGAAATTTATACGCTGCCGCCTTTGCCCTATGACTACGATGCCCTAGAGCCAGTGATTGATGCAGAGACGATGCGTCTGCACCACGACAAACACCATGCAGCCTATGTCAACACTCTCAACAAGGCACTGACACCCTACCGTCAATGGCACGGGCTCGCCATCGAAACGCTCCTGCGCCACCTTCACCAACTCCCCACCGCTATCCAATCAACTGTGCGCAACCACGGCGGTGGCCATGCTAATCATTCCCTCTTTTGGCAAAGTATGGCACCGAATGGCGGCGGTGAGCCCGCGGGGGACTTAGCCATAGCCATAGAAAACACTTTTGGCTCGTTCCCAGAATTTCAAGCCCAGTTTCAGCAAGCAGGTCTGAGGCACTTTGGCAGTGGCTGGGTCTGGCTTGTGCTGACGCCCCAAGGGAATTTGACCATTACCACCACGCTCAACCAAGATTCTCCGCTGATGCAAGGGCAAGTGCCCATCTTGGGTAATGATCTGTGGGAACATGCCTACTACCTAACCTATCGCAACCGTCGCGATCAGTACCTAGAGGCTTGGTGGCAGGTGGTTAATTGGCCTTGGGTGAGCGATCGCTATGCCCAGATGCGCGAGCTTTTGGCTTAG
- a CDS encoding PhoH family protein: MTTRESLTIDLHSIESAIALVGEQEANLRIFAAQTGATLVLRGRDLYITGTPAQVQLCQQLIQDLGTLWREGRPVSGVDILTVRHAYDTQQREALQELQQDILARTRRGDIIRAKTFRQRQYIQAIRSHTLTFGIGPAGTGKTFLATVLAVQALLAGTYERLILTRPAVEAGERLGFLPGDLQQKIDPYLRPLYDALYELVEPEKISNLMERGVIEVAPLAYMRGRTLNNAFVILDEAQNTTPAQMKMVLTRIGFNSCLVVTGDLTQTDLPEHQTSGLSVATKILKDVEGIAFCYLTKGDVIRHPLVERIIDAYDRHEQALRTKPKARASGHSDRSPKAN; encoded by the coding sequence ATGACCACGAGGGAAAGCCTCACCATTGACCTCCACAGCATTGAGAGTGCGATCGCCCTTGTCGGTGAGCAAGAAGCTAACCTGCGCATCTTTGCCGCCCAAACAGGGGCGACTCTTGTTTTAAGGGGACGGGATCTCTATATCACTGGCACCCCTGCTCAAGTCCAACTCTGCCAACAACTCATTCAGGACCTCGGTACCCTCTGGCGGGAGGGACGTCCTGTGTCGGGGGTGGATATTCTCACGGTCCGCCACGCCTACGATACTCAGCAGCGGGAAGCCCTCCAAGAGCTGCAACAGGATATTCTGGCTCGCACCCGTCGGGGTGACATTATTCGCGCCAAAACCTTTCGCCAGCGCCAGTACATTCAAGCGATTCGTAGCCATACCCTGACCTTTGGCATTGGGCCAGCGGGCACTGGTAAAACCTTCCTGGCCACGGTCCTAGCCGTACAAGCGCTACTGGCGGGCACCTATGAGCGGTTAATTTTGACACGGCCTGCGGTGGAAGCGGGGGAGCGGCTTGGCTTTTTGCCGGGAGATTTACAGCAAAAAATTGATCCCTATTTGCGCCCCCTCTACGATGCCCTCTACGAGCTAGTAGAGCCGGAGAAAATTAGCAACCTGATGGAGCGGGGTGTGATTGAAGTAGCTCCCTTGGCCTATATGCGAGGGCGTACACTGAACAATGCCTTTGTCATCCTCGATGAGGCCCAGAACACCACTCCTGCCCAGATGAAAATGGTGTTGACCCGTATTGGTTTTAACTCCTGCTTGGTGGTGACCGGGGACTTGACGCAAACCGATCTACCAGAACACCAAACTTCCGGCCTCAGTGTGGCTACGAAAATTCTCAAGGATGTCGAAGGGATCGCATTTTGTTATCTAACCAAGGGGGATGTCATTCGCCATCCCCTTGTCGAGCGGATTATTGATGCCTACGATCGCCATGAGCAGGCCTTGCGCACTAAGCCAAAAGCTCGCGCATCTGGGCATAGCGATCGCTCACCCAAGGCCAATTAA
- the rpsU gene encoding 30S ribosomal protein S21, with amino-acid sequence MAEVRLGENESIESALRRFKKKIQKAGILSEVKRRERYEKPSLRRKRKQEAARKRNR; translated from the coding sequence GTGGCTGAAGTCCGTTTAGGTGAAAACGAATCCATTGAGTCCGCTCTACGGCGATTCAAGAAAAAAATCCAGAAAGCAGGTATTCTTTCGGAAGTCAAGCGGCGTGAACGTTACGAAAAACCTAGCCTGCGCCGCAAACGCAAACAGGAGGCTGCCCGCAAGCGCAATCGCTAA
- a CDS encoding KH domain-containing protein, with amino-acid sequence MTESAAPNYAALIRFLLEPFMEAPETLRLHAEFSPANSRIWVRLAFAGEDKGRVYGRGGRNLQAIRAVLQAAAQAAGQQVYLDVYDDAKSTPKIDHQRSDRPRRSRRRFYPSSRRQS; translated from the coding sequence ATGACTGAATCGGCTGCCCCCAACTACGCTGCCTTGATTCGCTTCCTGCTGGAGCCCTTTATGGAAGCACCAGAAACCCTGCGGCTCCATGCGGAATTTTCCCCTGCCAATTCTCGTATCTGGGTACGTCTTGCCTTTGCTGGCGAGGATAAAGGGCGGGTTTATGGTCGTGGGGGTCGCAATCTTCAAGCCATTCGAGCGGTTTTACAGGCTGCTGCCCAAGCCGCTGGTCAGCAGGTTTATTTAGATGTTTATGATGATGCCAAAAGTACGCCTAAAATAGATCATCAAAGGAGCGATCGCCCGCGGCGATCCCGTCGTCGTTTTTATCCATCATCAAGGAGGCAAAGTTAG
- the rpsP gene encoding 30S ribosomal protein S16 has product MIKLRLKRYGKKRNATYRIVAMNNTDRRDGRALEELGFYDPIHNEVRLKEEAIKRRLAQGAQPTDTVRRLFVKANLLPETAQK; this is encoded by the coding sequence ATGATTAAACTGCGTCTCAAACGCTACGGCAAAAAGCGGAACGCCACCTATCGTATTGTGGCCATGAATAATACCGATCGCCGCGATGGGCGTGCCCTTGAAGAATTGGGCTTTTATGATCCAATCCATAATGAAGTGCGCCTCAAGGAAGAGGCGATCAAGCGGCGTTTGGCGCAGGGTGCACAACCCACAGATACCGTCCGGCGGCTCTTTGTCAAAGCGAATCTTCTCCCCGAAACTGCCCAAAAATAG
- the fabD gene encoding ACP S-malonyltransferase, with product MTKTAWLFPGQGSQHPEMMADLLTAYPPAKARCEQAAAILGWSVIDCCGGRIGNLDQTLYTQPSLFLVESLLVDALKERGAKADFVAGHSLGEYVALYAAEVFDFETGLQLVQRRAALMNAAGGGKMVALIGFDREELQQAIARIPNVVLANDNHPGQVVISGLPEAVDALLAKIKVKRAVPLNVSGAFHSPFMAEAAATFATLLDECQFQEAVFPVLNNVEPEPTTDAALIKARLRSQMTGSVRWVDTCYALAAAGVTQALEIGPGNVLAGLVKRTTPEITVTGVATIASLESLV from the coding sequence ATGACAAAGACAGCGTGGTTATTTCCCGGCCAAGGGTCGCAACATCCAGAAATGATGGCGGATTTGCTGACGGCCTATCCCCCAGCCAAGGCGCGCTGCGAACAGGCAGCGGCCATTTTAGGGTGGTCGGTCATTGACTGCTGTGGAGGGCGCATCGGCAATTTAGACCAAACGCTCTATACCCAGCCCAGTTTGTTTCTCGTCGAGAGCCTACTGGTGGATGCCCTCAAGGAACGGGGAGCGAAGGCGGACTTTGTGGCAGGACATAGTCTCGGTGAATATGTTGCTCTCTATGCGGCAGAAGTCTTTGATTTTGAAACGGGACTCCAATTGGTGCAGCGGCGCGCCGCACTGATGAATGCTGCTGGTGGCGGCAAGATGGTGGCCTTGATTGGCTTTGACCGCGAGGAGTTGCAGCAGGCGATCGCCCGCATCCCCAATGTGGTTCTGGCCAATGATAACCATCCGGGACAAGTGGTGATTTCAGGGCTGCCCGAGGCCGTTGACGCCCTACTGGCAAAGATAAAAGTCAAACGGGCAGTTCCCTTGAATGTCAGTGGTGCCTTTCATTCCCCCTTTATGGCGGAGGCCGCGGCAACTTTTGCCACACTGTTGGATGAGTGCCAGTTTCAAGAGGCTGTCTTTCCTGTCCTGAACAATGTCGAACCCGAACCAACAACGGATGCAGCGCTGATCAAGGCACGGTTGCGATCGCAAATGACGGGTTCTGTGCGTTGGGTGGACACTTGCTATGCCCTTGCGGCGGCGGGAGTAACCCAAGCTCTGGAGATTGGGCCCGGGAATGTCTTAGCTGGCTTGGTCAAGCGCACCACTCCAGAGATCACAGTCACAGGGGTGGCAACGATCGCCAGTTTGGAGAGCCTGGTGTGA
- a CDS encoding lysophospholipid acyltransferase family protein — protein MSRDREPLISLLLYHLFKWSVVSPLLHTYFRGRIYGAHQVPLRGPLVVVANHASYFDPPLISNCVRRPVAWMAKEELFHIPIFRTLIRWYGAYPVKRGAGDRRALQAALKALQQGWAVGVFLEGTRTKDGRIDDPKLGAALIAAKAQAPLLPVCLWGTQEILKNGTFPRPVPVTVRIGAPIPPPASGDRAALEAVTQHCCDVIHRLHDLGR, from the coding sequence GTGAGTCGCGATCGCGAGCCGCTGATCAGCCTGCTCCTCTACCATCTCTTCAAATGGTCAGTGGTGAGTCCACTCCTGCACACCTATTTTCGGGGGCGCATCTATGGTGCCCATCAGGTACCGCTGCGCGGACCACTGGTGGTGGTCGCCAATCATGCCAGCTACTTTGATCCGCCCCTTATCTCCAACTGTGTGCGCCGACCGGTGGCCTGGATGGCTAAGGAGGAATTGTTCCACATTCCCATTTTTCGCACCTTGATTCGCTGGTATGGCGCCTATCCTGTGAAGCGAGGCGCGGGCGATCGCCGGGCGTTGCAGGCTGCCCTCAAAGCCCTACAACAGGGTTGGGCGGTGGGGGTCTTCTTGGAGGGTACCCGCACCAAGGATGGCCGGATTGATGACCCGAAACTGGGGGCCGCGTTGATTGCAGCCAAAGCGCAAGCACCCCTGTTGCCTGTTTGTCTTTGGGGCACTCAGGAGATTCTCAAGAATGGCACCTTTCCCCGACCGGTCCCAGTTACGGTGCGCATTGGTGCACCGATTCCACCGCCGGCTTCGGGGGATCGCGCTGCCCTAGAAGCGGTCACTCAGCATTGCTGCGACGTCATCCACCGCCTCCATGACTTGGGTCGCTAG
- the gap gene encoding type I glyceraldehyde-3-phosphate dehydrogenase, with protein sequence MTLRVGINGFGRIGRLVLRAGLACDNLQFVGINDLVPADNLAYLFKYDSTHGMYPGTVKATAEGIEIDGQFIPCTAVRNPAELPWGAVGADYVVESTGLFTSYEGAAQHLQAGAKRVVISAPTKDADKVKTIVVGVNHDTFDPSSDRIVSNASCTTNCLAPVAKVLHASFGLAEGLMTTVHAVTATQPTVDGPSKKDWRGGRGAGQNIIPASTGAAKAVTLVLPELKGKLTGMAFRVPTPDVSVVDLTFKTEKATTYGDICAAMKAAAEGELKGILGYTEEAVVSSDFIGDGRSSIFDATAGIQLNANFFKVVAWYDNEWGYSCRVVDLLKLMAAKEGLL encoded by the coding sequence ATGACGTTGAGAGTCGGTATTAATGGTTTTGGCCGTATTGGCCGCTTGGTGTTACGGGCAGGGCTTGCCTGCGACAATCTTCAGTTTGTCGGCATTAACGATCTCGTGCCTGCGGATAACCTAGCCTACCTCTTTAAGTACGATTCCACCCACGGCATGTATCCGGGTACCGTCAAGGCCACAGCGGAGGGCATTGAAATTGATGGTCAGTTCATTCCCTGTACTGCTGTGCGCAATCCAGCAGAACTGCCCTGGGGAGCCGTTGGTGCAGACTATGTTGTTGAGTCCACTGGGTTATTTACGAGCTATGAGGGGGCAGCGCAGCATTTACAAGCTGGTGCCAAACGGGTAGTGATTTCAGCCCCCACTAAGGATGCCGATAAAGTGAAAACGATTGTCGTTGGTGTTAACCATGACACCTTTGACCCGTCGAGCGATCGCATTGTCTCCAATGCTAGTTGCACAACCAATTGCTTAGCCCCAGTTGCTAAGGTGTTGCACGCAAGCTTTGGCTTAGCGGAGGGCTTGATGACCACCGTGCACGCCGTCACCGCTACCCAGCCCACTGTGGATGGTCCCAGCAAAAAGGATTGGCGCGGCGGCCGTGGGGCTGGCCAAAATATTATTCCCGCGTCTACGGGAGCCGCCAAGGCAGTAACGTTGGTGTTGCCCGAACTGAAGGGCAAGTTGACGGGGATGGCCTTTCGCGTTCCCACACCCGATGTCTCTGTGGTGGATTTGACCTTCAAAACCGAGAAGGCGACAACCTATGGGGACATTTGTGCAGCAATGAAGGCAGCGGCAGAGGGGGAACTCAAGGGTATTCTCGGCTATACCGAAGAGGCGGTTGTCTCCAGCGATTTTATTGGTGATGGCCGCTCCAGTATCTTTGATGCCACAGCCGGGATCCAACTCAATGCCAATTTCTTTAAAGTAGTGGCCTGGTATGACAATGAGTGGGGCTATTCCTGCCGGGTGGTGGATCTACTCAAATTAATGGCCGCTAAGGAGGGTCTGCTCTAG
- a CDS encoding rhodanese-like domain-containing protein translates to MLGQITVVELAQRLATEADTLQLIDVREPEEWAIAHLPHFTPLPLSAFPQWSPQICQLFDPDRETLVLCHHGVRSAQMGHWLIQQGFRNVKNIVGGIDAYAAVVDPTLPRY, encoded by the coding sequence ATGCTAGGACAAATCACAGTGGTGGAATTGGCGCAACGCCTAGCCACAGAGGCGGATACCTTGCAACTCATTGATGTGCGGGAACCCGAGGAGTGGGCGATCGCCCATCTTCCTCACTTTACGCCTTTGCCCTTGAGTGCCTTTCCCCAATGGTCGCCCCAAATTTGTCAGCTCTTTGATCCAGACCGGGAAACCTTGGTGCTCTGCCACCACGGTGTACGCTCTGCCCAGATGGGGCACTGGTTAATTCAGCAGGGGTTTCGCAATGTCAAGAATATTGTGGGTGGAATTGATGCCTATGCTGCGGTAGTGGATCCAACCCTTCCCCGTTACTAG